A genome region from Methanobacterium subterraneum includes the following:
- the eno gene encoding phosphopyruvate hydratase has product MNSVIEDVNIRKISDSRGNPTLEVDILTTTGHGRVAAPSGASTGELEVASFPEEGVDHVITEFGNKIVSELIGLDASEGIYIDQILKEMDGTENLSSLGGNTIVAISLAAAKAASSSHGLPLYRFLGGNMVEEIPYPLGNMINGGAHAGKNAPDIQEFLVVPVGADNITDAIFANSKVHKRIGELIKVKDKSFTGGKGDEGGWAPNLSNYDALEIQAQACEDVSNELDFIIRPSLDLAPSGLWDNGKEVYVYGREGVERNTGEQIDFVKEIIETYKMFFVEDPLHEKDFAGFAELTRKIGRKCLICGDDIFVTNRNILEEGIRMGAANSIIIKPNQIGTLSDTYETVKLAKSNNYVPVVSHRSGETTDETIAHLAVAFSCPLIKTGALGGERIAKLNELIRIEEQMLCPSMARLNK; this is encoded by the coding sequence ATGAATAGTGTAATTGAAGATGTAAACATAAGGAAAATTTCAGATAGCCGTGGAAATCCCACCCTGGAAGTGGATATTTTAACTACCACTGGGCATGGCAGGGTCGCCGCCCCAAGTGGTGCCAGTACCGGAGAACTTGAAGTGGCTTCCTTTCCAGAAGAGGGTGTCGACCATGTTATAACTGAATTTGGCAATAAAATTGTTTCTGAACTGATTGGACTTGATGCCAGTGAAGGTATATACATAGACCAAATATTAAAGGAGATGGATGGCACTGAAAATCTTTCATCTTTAGGTGGTAACACCATTGTAGCCATTTCCCTGGCAGCTGCCAAGGCAGCATCATCGTCCCACGGCCTACCACTCTACCGGTTCCTGGGAGGTAACATGGTTGAGGAAATACCATACCCTCTGGGGAACATGATCAATGGAGGAGCACACGCTGGCAAAAACGCTCCAGACATACAGGAGTTTTTAGTAGTTCCGGTGGGTGCAGACAATATCACTGATGCTATTTTTGCCAATTCAAAGGTTCACAAGAGAATAGGGGAACTGATAAAAGTTAAAGACAAATCATTCACCGGTGGAAAGGGAGATGAAGGTGGATGGGCTCCTAACCTGTCAAATTATGATGCACTAGAAATCCAAGCTCAGGCCTGTGAAGATGTTAGCAACGAATTAGATTTCATTATTCGCCCATCTCTTGATCTGGCACCCAGTGGACTTTGGGATAATGGAAAAGAAGTATATGTTTATGGAAGAGAAGGAGTGGAAAGAAACACCGGTGAACAGATAGATTTTGTTAAAGAAATCATCGAAACCTATAAAATGTTCTTTGTGGAGGATCCACTGCATGAAAAGGATTTCGCTGGTTTCGCTGAGTTAACCCGTAAAATCGGTAGAAAATGTCTAATCTGTGGGGATGACATTTTCGTAACCAATAGGAATATACTGGAAGAGGGAATCAGGATGGGTGCCGCAAACTCTATAATCATCAAACCCAACCAGATTGGAACGCTAAGTGATACTTATGAAACTGTTAAACTGGCTAAATCAAATAATTATGTGCCAGTGGTGTCCCATCGATCTGGTGAAACAACTGATGAAACCATAGCTCATCTGGCAGTGGCATTCTCCTGCCCACTCATTAAAACCGGAGCACTGGGTGGGGAAAGAATAGCCAAACTCAACGAACTGATCCGAATTGAAGAACAGATGCTATGTCCTTCCATGGCACGATTAAATAAATAA
- a CDS encoding inorganic diphosphatase — translation MPKGSQNIYEYDKEKEFFAFRGVSSFLPYPTNYGMIPQTMGGDDNPLDVLVIMDQPTFPGCVIECRPIAVMRMRDGKDRDDKILSVPLSNPQFKEIKDLMDVPPLFLDELTHFFQEFGKLVGKNTHVINWENDKNALRTIERGKDLYKQMLTIKSLFLLD, via the coding sequence ATCCCTAAGGGTTCCCAAAACATATATGAATACGATAAGGAAAAGGAATTCTTTGCATTTCGTGGTGTTTCATCATTCCTCCCCTATCCTACGAATTATGGTATGATCCCCCAAACAATGGGAGGTGATGATAATCCCCTCGATGTTTTGGTTATTATGGATCAACCAACCTTCCCTGGATGTGTTATTGAATGCAGGCCCATTGCAGTGATGAGGATGAGAGATGGTAAGGATAGGGATGATAAAATATTGAGTGTACCTTTATCTAACCCTCAGTTCAAGGAAATAAAAGATTTAATGGATGTTCCTCCCCTTTTTTTAGATGAACTAACACATTTTTTTCAGGAATTTGGTAAATTAGTGGGCAAAAACACCCATGTAATAAATTGGGAAAATGATAAAAACGCATTAAGAACTATAGAACGTGGAAAAGATCTTTATAAACAAATGTTAACCATAAAATCTCTATTTCTCCTGGATTAA
- a CDS encoding beta-class carbonic anhydrase: MMLDEVLKANEEFVKDFEPKKMSHMPQKKLAIVTCMDTRLTGFLEPAIGIERGDAKIIKNAGNTAVDRDVIRSVAAAIHALGVEEVMVIGHYDCGMANVDPEKLEANMKTRGVDEKALSEVNLKDWIGAIDGEEENVMVVVEKIKESPFIPDDVPIHGLIIDLYDGKLKVLVEG; encoded by the coding sequence ATGATGCTTGATGAAGTATTAAAAGCTAATGAAGAGTTTGTTAAAGATTTCGAACCTAAAAAAATGAGTCACATGCCCCAAAAGAAATTGGCCATTGTGACTTGTATGGACACCCGGCTTACCGGGTTTTTGGAACCTGCAATTGGAATTGAAAGAGGAGATGCCAAGATAATCAAAAATGCAGGGAATACTGCAGTTGACCGGGATGTGATCCGATCTGTGGCCGCAGCCATCCACGCTCTGGGGGTGGAAGAAGTAATGGTAATTGGTCATTACGACTGTGGGATGGCCAATGTTGACCCGGAAAAACTGGAAGCCAATATGAAGACCAGGGGTGTGGATGAAAAAGCACTTTCTGAGGTAAATCTTAAAGATTGGATAGGGGCAATTGATGGAGAAGAAGAGAATGTGATGGTAGTGGTGGAAAAAATAAAGGAATCACCATTTATTCCAGATGATGTGCCAATCCATGGTCTTATAATTGACCTCTATGATGGTAAATTAAAAGTTTTAGTTGAAGGATAA
- a CDS encoding Coenzyme F420 hydrogenase/dehydrogenase, beta subunit C-terminal domain produces the protein MVQINDMYYAISPDEEIAASGECGGAVTSILKFLLEEGIVDAVLAVKKGADLYDAVPTLITDPAEVIETAGSLHCGTLNMAKVIHTYLDGAKDMKIAVTTKPCDAMTIVELMKRKQISQDNVVMIGINCGGTLPPVQAREMIEKFYELDPDTVVKEEIAKGNLVIETADDTEKEISIDELEDQGYGRRTNCRRCETNIPKMADLAMGNWGVIGPQAGKATFVEVFSKKGAEILDKAIKANVLKVQDPVPKGIEIRANIDKAMVNLANKWQSRNFEESDELMNLDQYLDEFDKCIKCYGCREACPICFCKECSIESESVNWVPKGEIPPSPMFHFVRMLHMVDSCTNCGQCEEVCPAEIPLARIFHKINVELQDVFDYHPGYDVEQKPPLSVIDKEPSEE, from the coding sequence ATGGTTCAAATAAACGACATGTATTATGCTATATCCCCTGATGAAGAAATTGCAGCCAGTGGGGAATGTGGAGGCGCAGTAACATCCATTCTTAAGTTTTTACTTGAAGAAGGCATAGTGGACGCAGTTCTCGCCGTTAAAAAAGGTGCTGATCTCTACGATGCGGTGCCCACACTAATAACCGACCCGGCAGAGGTCATAGAAACAGCAGGATCCCTCCACTGCGGAACACTAAACATGGCCAAAGTAATCCATACATACCTCGACGGTGCCAAAGACATGAAAATCGCAGTCACCACCAAACCCTGCGACGCCATGACCATTGTGGAACTTATGAAAAGGAAGCAGATCAGCCAGGATAATGTGGTGATGATTGGTATTAACTGTGGAGGAACCTTACCCCCAGTACAGGCCCGTGAAATGATCGAAAAATTCTACGAACTCGACCCTGACACTGTGGTGAAGGAAGAAATCGCCAAAGGAAACCTGGTAATTGAAACTGCCGATGACACTGAAAAAGAGATCAGCATAGATGAACTGGAAGATCAGGGATACGGACGAAGAACCAACTGCCGAAGATGCGAAACCAACATACCAAAAATGGCAGACCTTGCCATGGGTAACTGGGGAGTAATCGGACCACAAGCTGGTAAAGCCACATTCGTGGAAGTGTTCTCCAAAAAAGGTGCAGAAATCCTAGATAAAGCCATTAAAGCTAACGTCTTGAAAGTACAGGACCCAGTTCCAAAGGGTATTGAGATAAGGGCCAACATCGATAAAGCAATGGTTAATCTGGCTAACAAGTGGCAGTCCAGGAACTTCGAAGAAAGTGACGAGTTAATGAACTTGGACCAGTACCTGGATGAATTTGACAAATGTATCAAGTGCTACGGTTGCAGAGAAGCATGCCCCATCTGTTTCTGTAAGGAATGTTCCATTGAGTCAGAATCTGTTAACTGGGTGCCTAAAGGAGAAATTCCCCCATCACCAATGTTCCACTTTGTGAGAATGTTGCATATGGTGGATTCCTGTACCAACTGTGGACAGTGCGAAGAAGTATGCCCTGCCGAAATACCACTGGCCAGGATCTTCCATAAGATTAACGTGGAACTACAGGATGTCTTTGACTACCACCCTGGATACGACGTGGAACAAAAACCACCTCTTTCTGTGATAGACAAAGAACCTAGTGAGGAATAA
- a CDS encoding hydrogenase iron-sulfur subunit has protein sequence MEWTPKIIVFCCNWCSYGGADTAGTARMQYPPNVRIIRVMCSGRINPLFVLKAFDEGADGVMVAGCHFGDCHYDRGNFACDRRITALKTVMKTLGLEEGRFYLDWISASEGEKFANAMKMVSEQVKELGPFSWRKNKAEV, from the coding sequence ATGGAATGGACCCCTAAAATAATAGTTTTTTGTTGTAACTGGTGTTCCTATGGTGGAGCAGACACTGCAGGTACAGCAAGGATGCAATACCCCCCAAACGTGCGAATAATAAGAGTTATGTGTTCCGGTAGGATAAATCCCCTCTTTGTTCTAAAGGCATTTGATGAAGGAGCTGACGGAGTAATGGTTGCAGGATGCCACTTTGGAGATTGTCACTACGACCGAGGAAACTTCGCATGTGACCGGCGTATAACCGCTTTAAAAACAGTGATGAAGACCTTGGGCCTTGAAGAAGGAAGATTCTACCTTGACTGGATCTCTGCTTCCGAAGGTGAGAAATTCGCCAATGCAATGAAGATGGTGAGTGAACAAGTTAAAGAGCTTGGTCCCTTCTCCTGGAGAAAAAACAAGGCAGAAGTGTAG
- a CDS encoding Coenzyme F420 hydrogenase/dehydrogenase, beta subunit C-terminal domain yields MVQVGDMYYAWGSDDEIAASGECGGAVTTILKFLLEDGIVDAVLAVKKGSDLYDAVPTLITDPEEIIETAGSLHCGTLNMAKVVGKYLNGAKDMKIAVTTKPCDAMTLVELIKREEVDGDNLLMVGVNCGGTMPPVKARQMIEKFYETDPDEVVKEEIAKGKLIIETKDHEEQEISIDELEDAGYGRRTNCRRCEINIPSMADIALGNWGVIGPLAGKATFVEVFSEKGADVLGKAIESGALNTQEPIPKGVEIRANIDKIMAKLAGKWQAKDFDETRGEIFATMAQYMDEFDKCIKCYGCRESCPICYCENCCLESNNGPDWLSKELPPSPLFHMERLIHMVESCTNCGQCEEVCPAEIPLAKIWHEINLKLQETYGFTRGMDEKMPPLSYFPAPGK; encoded by the coding sequence ATGGTTCAAGTAGGCGATATGTATTATGCATGGGGTTCAGACGATGAAATTGCCGCCAGCGGAGAATGTGGTGGGGCAGTAACCACCATATTAAAGTTCCTTTTAGAAGACGGCATAGTAGACGCAGTCCTTGCAGTTAAAAAAGGTTCAGATCTATATGATGCTGTGCCCACACTAATAACCGACCCTGAAGAAATCATAGAAACAGCAGGATCCCTCCACTGCGGAACACTAAACATGGCCAAAGTAGTGGGGAAATACCTAAACGGTGCCAAAGACATGAAAATCGCAGTAACCACCAAACCCTGCGACGCCATGACCCTGGTAGAATTAATCAAACGTGAAGAAGTGGACGGGGACAACCTGCTAATGGTAGGGGTTAACTGTGGAGGAACCATGCCTCCAGTTAAAGCCCGACAGATGATCGAGAAATTCTACGAAACTGACCCAGATGAAGTGGTTAAAGAAGAAATAGCCAAAGGAAAACTGATCATCGAAACTAAAGACCATGAAGAACAGGAAATAAGCATCGACGAACTGGAAGATGCTGGATACGGTCGAAGAACCAATTGCCGGAGATGTGAAATTAACATACCCAGTATGGCTGATATCGCACTGGGTAACTGGGGAGTTATTGGACCACTGGCCGGTAAAGCAACCTTCGTGGAAGTATTTTCCGAAAAAGGTGCCGATGTTCTTGGCAAAGCCATAGAATCTGGAGCTCTCAACACCCAAGAACCAATACCAAAAGGTGTTGAAATAAGGGCCAACATCGACAAAATCATGGCAAAATTAGCAGGTAAATGGCAAGCTAAAGATTTCGACGAAACTAGAGGCGAGATATTTGCCACAATGGCCCAGTACATGGACGAATTCGACAAATGTATCAAGTGCTATGGTTGCAGGGAATCCTGTCCAATCTGTTACTGTGAAAACTGCTGTCTAGAGTCAAATAATGGTCCAGACTGGCTGAGCAAAGAACTCCCACCATCACCACTATTCCATATGGAACGGTTAATCCACATGGTGGAATCTTGTACCAACTGTGGGCAGTGCGAAGAAGTATGCCCTGCCGAAATACCACTGGCAAAAATTTGGCATGAAATCAACCTCAAACTGCAGGAAACCTATGGTTTCACTAGAGGAATGGATGAAAAAATGCCACCATTGTCTTATTTCCCAGCTCCTGGAAAATAA
- the fdhF gene encoding formate dehydrogenase subunit alpha — MNIQYTPTTCPYCGCGCGFNLVSVDGKLKGVEPWKRNPVNEGKLCPKGNFSYEFVHREDRLTTPLIKKGGEFVEATWDEALDLVASKLTEMKEANAEQLAFLSSARCTNEDNYVFQKFVRTVVGTNNVDHCARLCHGPSVAGLAQTFGSGAMTNSLESCAHADVVFLIGTNTLEQHPLMWRRALQAKENGAKIMVADPRFTPSAKQADLYIPFQSGTDVALLNSMMNVIIAEGLEDKEFVENRTTGYEELKEMVKQYPPEEAEKITGVPADLIKEAALMYAKADNAALLFSMGITQHTVGTENVMSTSNIAMLTGNIGRPGTGVNPLRGQNNVQGACDMGALPVVYPGYQAVINEELGEKMQTSWGCGDLSCTPGLTVVEIMHAAHDGDIKGMYIMGENPMVSDPDLQHVEAALNNLDFLVVQDIFLTETAALADVVLPAFSWAEKDGTFTSTERRVQYIRKAVDGPGETRDDWEIISDIATRMGSELFKFNSAHEIFEEVRYVTPQYAGMNKERLEKPEALHWPCPDEEHPGTPILHAEKFATPDGLGVFKAIEFKPPAENPDDEYPFILTTGRMLFHWHTGSMTRRSETLDREVPTGFVEINPEDAAKLGVKNKEMVKVKTRRGEIEVPAKVTSDIIQGTVFIPFHFAECAANMLTSGDELDPFAKMPELKVSAASIEKLE; from the coding sequence ATGAATATCCAATACACACCAACCACATGTCCCTACTGCGGATGCGGATGTGGATTTAACCTAGTAAGTGTCGATGGCAAACTGAAAGGTGTGGAACCATGGAAAAGAAACCCAGTGAATGAAGGAAAATTATGTCCAAAGGGTAACTTTTCATACGAGTTTGTCCACCGAGAAGACAGGTTAACCACTCCTTTAATTAAAAAAGGTGGAGAATTTGTGGAAGCAACCTGGGATGAAGCACTTGATCTGGTTGCATCTAAATTAACCGAAATGAAAGAAGCAAATGCTGAGCAACTGGCTTTCCTATCCTCAGCTAGATGTACAAACGAAGATAACTACGTGTTCCAGAAATTTGTGAGAACTGTAGTTGGAACCAACAACGTGGACCACTGTGCACGATTATGTCACGGTCCTTCAGTGGCTGGACTGGCCCAGACCTTCGGATCCGGAGCAATGACCAACTCACTGGAAAGCTGTGCCCATGCGGATGTGGTGTTCCTGATTGGAACCAACACCCTGGAACAACACCCACTGATGTGGAGAAGAGCATTACAAGCTAAAGAAAATGGTGCTAAAATCATGGTGGCAGACCCCAGATTCACACCATCTGCCAAGCAAGCTGACTTGTACATACCATTCCAATCCGGTACAGATGTAGCATTACTCAATTCCATGATGAATGTGATTATTGCTGAAGGACTGGAAGACAAAGAGTTTGTTGAAAACCGTACCACTGGCTACGAAGAACTAAAAGAAATGGTCAAACAGTACCCTCCAGAAGAAGCTGAAAAAATTACTGGAGTTCCTGCTGATCTCATCAAAGAAGCAGCACTCATGTACGCTAAAGCAGATAATGCTGCCTTACTATTCTCAATGGGTATAACCCAACACACTGTTGGTACTGAAAACGTTATGTCCACTTCCAACATAGCCATGCTCACCGGTAACATTGGCCGACCTGGTACTGGAGTCAACCCACTGCGAGGTCAAAACAACGTGCAAGGAGCATGTGACATGGGAGCACTCCCGGTAGTATACCCTGGATACCAGGCTGTTATTAACGAGGAACTGGGAGAAAAAATGCAAACCTCATGGGGATGTGGTGACCTATCATGTACACCAGGTCTTACTGTCGTGGAAATAATGCACGCCGCTCATGATGGTGATATTAAGGGCATGTATATTATGGGTGAAAACCCCATGGTTTCCGACCCGGACCTACAACACGTTGAAGCCGCTTTAAACAACCTGGACTTCCTAGTAGTACAGGACATCTTTTTAACTGAAACCGCAGCCCTGGCTGATGTGGTTTTACCCGCATTCTCATGGGCTGAAAAAGACGGAACCTTCACCAGCACCGAAAGAAGGGTGCAGTACATCCGAAAAGCCGTAGACGGACCAGGTGAAACAAGAGATGACTGGGAGATAATTTCAGACATTGCTACCAGAATGGGTTCTGAACTCTTTAAATTCAACAGTGCACATGAAATCTTTGAAGAAGTACGATATGTCACCCCCCAGTATGCTGGTATGAACAAGGAAAGGCTGGAAAAACCAGAAGCACTACACTGGCCTTGCCCTGACGAAGAACACCCTGGAACTCCCATACTCCACGCAGAAAAATTCGCAACCCCTGATGGTCTAGGAGTATTCAAAGCCATCGAGTTCAAACCACCAGCTGAAAACCCAGATGATGAGTATCCATTCATACTCACCACCGGACGTATGCTGTTCCACTGGCACACAGGTAGTATGACCCGAAGATCAGAAACACTGGACCGTGAAGTTCCAACTGGTTTCGTTGAAATTAACCCAGAAGACGCAGCTAAACTCGGCGTTAAAAATAAGGAAATGGTCAAAGTTAAAACTCGACGTGGTGAAATCGAAGTACCAGCCAAAGTCACTTCAGACATCATACAGGGAACTGTATTCATACCATTCCACTTTGCTGAATGTGCTGCAAACATGCTCACCAGCGGGGATGAACTGGACCCATTCGCCAAGATGCCTGAACTGAAAGTTTCCGCAGCAAGCATTGAAAAACTGGAGTGA
- a CDS encoding formate/nitrite transporter family protein, translating to MASSFKSPADTAKACVGIAALKEKAPLSNLLVLSFLAGAYIAFGGLLAEVATGGMAAAGYPVGLVKFVFGGVFPVGLMLVVIAGSELFTGNCMYMPMGVLQGEASIMGLIRNWVGSWIFNLIGSIFVAYVLAYLTGILTADPWAGTAVTIAKTKALGGAKFVAAGKTVTSLDWMTVFWRAIGCNWLVCLAVYLAIASDDIVGKVFGIWFPIMAFVTIGFEHVVANMFFIPVGIFIGGVTWSQMFINNMIPATLGNIIGGAIFVGCIYWFTYLRGTKKAEA from the coding sequence ATGGCATCGTCGTTTAAATCACCTGCAGATACCGCCAAAGCATGTGTTGGTATCGCAGCGCTAAAAGAAAAAGCCCCTCTGAGTAATTTACTTGTTTTAAGCTTTTTAGCTGGGGCCTACATTGCATTTGGAGGACTTCTGGCAGAAGTTGCTACTGGAGGTATGGCTGCTGCTGGTTATCCTGTAGGATTAGTAAAATTCGTCTTTGGTGGCGTGTTCCCAGTAGGGCTAATGCTGGTCGTTATAGCCGGTTCTGAGCTGTTTACTGGTAATTGTATGTACATGCCTATGGGAGTGCTTCAGGGAGAAGCAAGTATTATGGGTCTTATCCGAAACTGGGTAGGAAGCTGGATATTTAACCTAATCGGTTCAATATTTGTTGCTTATGTCCTAGCATACCTCACCGGTATTCTAACCGCAGACCCTTGGGCAGGAACCGCAGTTACCATTGCAAAAACCAAAGCACTCGGTGGAGCAAAGTTTGTAGCAGCAGGTAAAACTGTCACATCTTTAGACTGGATGACAGTGTTCTGGAGAGCAATTGGATGTAACTGGTTAGTATGTCTAGCAGTTTACCTGGCCATTGCCTCAGATGATATTGTTGGCAAAGTATTCGGAATCTGGTTCCCAATAATGGCTTTCGTAACCATCGGATTCGAGCACGTAGTCGCAAATATGTTCTTTATACCTGTAGGAATATTCATTGGCGGAGTAACCTGGTCACAGATGTTCATCAACAACATGATACCAGCTACTCTCGGTAACATCATTGGTGGAGCAATATTTGTGGGATGTATCTACTGGTTCACTTACCTACGTGGAACCAAAAAAGCAGAAGCTTAA
- a CDS encoding zinc ribbon domain-containing protein: MVSTIICPRCKTKNKKTAEICSNCKNPLKTNKKPDKKNFLIFNPESRFDFKIILIGIFLFVICNVLLLNVVYDYAMLVSGFAIMLFLYILFKYYSSQDDSASMKKIGYKVILYYLIIVFVGAVILLTFNLF, translated from the coding sequence TTGGTATCTACAATAATTTGTCCACGCTGCAAAACTAAAAACAAAAAAACAGCCGAAATCTGTTCCAACTGTAAAAATCCTTTAAAAACCAATAAAAAACCTGATAAAAAGAATTTTTTAATTTTTAACCCTGAATCTCGGTTTGATTTTAAAATTATCCTAATTGGAATTTTTTTATTTGTCATATGTAACGTATTATTATTGAACGTAGTTTATGACTATGCAATGCTGGTTTCTGGATTCGCCATAATGTTATTTTTATATATTCTCTTCAAATACTATTCTTCCCAGGATGATTCTGCAAGTATGAAGAAAATTGGATATAAAGTAATTCTATACTACCTAATCATCGTGTTTGTTGGCGCTGTAATCCTACTTACCTTTAATTTATTCTAA
- a CDS encoding M20 metallopeptidase family protein, whose amino-acid sequence MNHEAFYECIDKLVAEFTAPQIQIFRWLHQHPELAYQEYETSQYIQKHLENLPNLEVQSHIAKTGIKAVLKGEKPGPTVAIRADIDALPVKEETGLEYASNVKTDYNGQETSVSHVCGHDASTAAAIGTATVLSQLQSELPGTVVFLFQPAEEGAPTGVDGGAMRMVQEGVLKDPEVHAIFGFHANNTCFPGQVMIREGPTHASQDSIFIRIWGEQAHGSQPWSGKDPIVAGASLINSLQTLISREVDLQKGAAVITVGYFWGGIKVNIIPEGAEMGLTVRSLDESNREILITRIKELAELKAEMHGCQAEVIYGQHYPLNVNNIDLYDAMLPTVERVAQAKNVLYYLASTKSEDFSYFSQEIPGLYMYYGAALCDRPLSESKPNHHPEFRVDEKALKFATRLECNLIYDCLRKI is encoded by the coding sequence ATGAATCATGAAGCTTTCTATGAGTGTATCGATAAACTGGTCGCTGAATTTACAGCTCCTCAAATCCAGATTTTCCGTTGGCTACACCAACATCCTGAACTAGCCTACCAGGAGTATGAAACCAGCCAGTATATTCAAAAACACCTGGAAAATCTCCCTAATTTGGAAGTCCAATCCCATATTGCCAAGACCGGTATAAAAGCAGTTTTAAAGGGGGAAAAACCGGGCCCTACTGTAGCCATCCGGGCGGACATCGACGCCCTCCCTGTAAAGGAAGAAACCGGTCTTGAATACGCATCTAATGTGAAAACGGATTATAATGGTCAGGAAACATCTGTGTCCCATGTATGTGGGCATGATGCCAGTACTGCAGCGGCCATAGGCACGGCTACAGTTTTAAGCCAGCTTCAATCAGAATTACCCGGCACTGTGGTTTTCCTTTTCCAACCTGCTGAAGAAGGTGCTCCAACAGGGGTTGATGGTGGAGCTATGCGCATGGTGCAGGAAGGAGTACTGAAGGATCCTGAAGTCCATGCCATATTCGGATTTCATGCTAACAATACGTGTTTCCCGGGCCAAGTCATGATCAGGGAGGGACCCACTCACGCCAGTCAAGACAGCATCTTCATACGTATATGGGGAGAACAGGCCCATGGATCCCAGCCATGGAGTGGCAAAGACCCTATTGTTGCTGGAGCATCACTTATAAATTCCCTGCAAACCCTCATCAGCCGAGAAGTGGACTTACAGAAGGGGGCGGCAGTTATCACTGTGGGATACTTCTGGGGAGGAATCAAGGTGAACATAATCCCTGAAGGTGCTGAAATGGGGCTCACTGTCCGTTCACTTGATGAAAGTAACCGTGAAATTTTAATAACCCGTATCAAAGAGTTAGCTGAACTTAAAGCAGAAATGCATGGTTGTCAGGCAGAGGTAATATATGGTCAGCACTACCCCCTGAATGTTAACAACATCGATCTTTATGATGCAATGCTTCCCACTGTGGAAAGAGTTGCCCAAGCAAAGAATGTCCTTTATTATCTTGCATCAACAAAATCAGAAGATTTCTCCTATTTTTCCCAAGAAATCCCTGGTTTATACATGTATTATGGTGCAGCCTTGTGTGATCGTCCACTATCTGAGTCAAAACCCAATCATCACCCTGAGTTTAGGGTGGATGAGAAAGCTCTGAAGTTTGCCACTCGCCTGGAGTGTAATTTAATTTACGATTGTCTGAGAAAAATTTAA
- a CDS encoding nucleoside deaminase encodes MEFKTESDDNYFMNQAIIEAKKSLKEGGIPIGAVLVAEGKILGSGHNRLLQNNSVILHGEMDCIESAGRIRGADYQKSTLYTTLSPCTMCSGAIMLYKIHRVVIGENTTLIGPENLLRENGVEVEIMGMGECRELLEQYIEENPNVWGAELERVGFSTD; translated from the coding sequence ATGGAATTTAAAACAGAATCTGATGATAATTATTTTATGAATCAGGCAATCATTGAAGCCAAAAAAAGCCTCAAAGAGGGGGGAATTCCCATAGGGGCTGTGTTGGTGGCCGAGGGTAAAATTTTAGGAAGTGGACACAACCGTCTGCTGCAAAATAATTCAGTTATTCTTCATGGTGAAATGGATTGCATTGAAAGTGCAGGGCGTATTAGGGGGGCTGATTATCAGAAATCAACTTTATACACCACTTTATCTCCATGTACCATGTGTTCTGGTGCCATAATGTTATACAAAATACATAGGGTGGTTATTGGTGAAAACACTACCTTAATTGGTCCTGAAAACTTGTTAAGAGAAAATGGGGTGGAAGTTGAAATCATGGGGATGGGGGAATGCCGTGAACTTCTGGAACAGTACATTGAAGAAAATCCCAATGTATGGGGAGCAGAATTGGAAAGAGTGGGCTTTTCTACGGATTAA